The genomic interval GAACAGGGCGCTTTAGACAGTGAACggactgtgttgtttgatccctctggtattttgaccaaagtatgACAcagatttttaattaaaaccccAGATAACTGTATTAACCTACCatatgtttataataaataaaacacataaaacccCCTGTAACTACACTAGAGAGTAGTGGCGCATCCCGGAAGCAATGCCGTCAtccaccacacatacacacatatatatattcgtATCATAGGACGCCGCAatactatttaaataaataaataactgccCTTTCTCTTAAAAAAGGAGGAAACAACTCgctcaaaaatgtaaattgtcGTGTTGTTCCGCTGTGCGCCAGAAGGGGGCGAGAGAGCGAACCcgagagaggagaaaaagagagacggCGGAGCTGTGTGAAGCTGAGTTCACCATGCAGCGCATTTCTCTCGTATTTTCTCTTAATGTGAGATAAATACGTGACGTGTTCACATTAACATTCCGTTTACTTTAAATCGAGCGCTATGGGTAAAAAGGAGAAAGGAGACCGTGGTAAATACGGACCTTATTTCGCTCTAATAAATGCTTAGGACTTAGCAGCTAACAGCTAAATAACAGCTCCCAGCTGTGTGTTCTTTTATAAGGGACATGTGTGGAGAGTGTCCTGTTTAGAACTTGTACAGTAAGGGGTCTGTAAGCTAAGGAGGGGTGAAATCTAGTTCTGTTTTAGATCTAGTTATGTATGAGATCTGAGATTCTTAGTGGATCTATAGTTTTAAGATCTGTGGTTCATTATTGGAGCTATAGCTAATATAGGATGAGGTGTATTGTTATGTGCAGGAGTTGTACATCTGTTTATGTAAATCTATATAGCTAGGATAGTTCTGGGTGGAGTCTATAGTTCTCTGTAGAGTTTATGTTTTTATGACATCTGTGGTTCTGCATTGGATCTTATTTAGATATAGGATGAGATCAATGGTTTTGTTCAGGAGATCTGTATGATATAGTACTGTGTGGAATCTATAGTTCTCTGTAGGCTCTTTGGTTTATATGGGATCTTgagttctgtgtgtgttgtcaaTAGAATCAGTTATCTCTGCCTGTAATcttcatatttttatatgtacTATGTAGTTTTATACAGAGGGGTCAGtttgacagttttattaaaggCATAATCCTTTGTGTTTGTCATTGAATGTAAAAGAAGCTGAAAGAATCCTTAATTATCTATGAACTCATAGCGAAGTCCTGGGAGTAACTTCAGTAATAAATGCCTGAAACATCCTGTATCCCAGGAGAATTTACCCAATAACTACGAAGATGCATCTCGGAGTATTACTGGTGATTTCTGTAAAATGATCCGATATCTGGGTCATTGTTCTCTTTACAGAGAGAAAGTCGAAGAAGCGATATCGTGATAACGATGATGACGACGATGAGGATGAAGTTATGGGGAACGAATCACAGGAGGCTGTTCCTGCAGCAGCTGGAAAACAGGTTGAAGAGTCCAGCACTAAACTTGATGAGTATGGGGCTAAGGACTACCGTTTACAGATGTTACTGAAGAATGATCACTCCTCTAGACCTCTGTGGGTGGTAAGTTGGTAAATGATCAGATTAAAACCCCTCAATCATTTTGGTAACGTGCCGCCTGTGCGTCTTTGGGTTTatgaaaagtgttttaaaatagaGCCGATATAAATCCTTCATATTTTAAACTCCTGACTGTTATCTATCTTCTATCTCACTAAGGCTCCTGATGGCCATATATTTCTGGAGGCGTTCTCACCAGTGTATAAATACGCTCAGGACTTCCTAGTGGCAATCGCTGAGCCTGTGTGCAGGCCTGTTCATGTGCATGAATACAAGCTGACTGCATACTCGCTGTACGCTGCGGTAAGCGTCGGCTTGCAGACTTCTGATATTGTGGAGTATCTTCAGAAACTCAGCAAAACCTCTGTACCCGACGGCATCGTTCAGTTCATAAAGGTGAGCATGTCACTGACCGATTTTAAAGAGTCGATGATCTGATTTTAAAGAGCAATCAGAAACTTTCTCCAAAATCCTTCATTTTATGAAACAGTTTTgtactgacatctagtggcctggatgaatCAGAGGTTATACAAACATGGCCACTTCCATTTGGTGGCCCACTCTGTGAAGCATGCCCTGATTCTTTCAGAGTGTACAATAAGAAATGAATGATTGCCTGACTGTGCTTGACTccagtttttatatataatgttagAAGTGGTACAATAGTGGCTTCTCTGTCTTGCAACTCActgttttattgttcttttcCAGCTGTGCACTGTGAGCTATGGGAAAGTCAAGCTGGTACTGAAGCACAACAGGTTTGTGTACTGCTGTGTTGGCCATTCCCTGAATTAGTTCAAAGACATTTCTGATATTCTAAACATATACCATAACATATGTAACATTTAAGGGTGTACAGGTGGTAATGCTGCTGCACAGCTCTAGGAACCTCTAGGGATCCTTTTGTACTTgcttcaggtcactgtctgtgagagttTGGGTATGTTCTGTGTATGTGGTTccttccgggtgctctggttccctcccatagtccaaaactCTGTCTGTTAAGTGGATTGGCTAAACATTGTTGTGTCGGTGTGTGATGCCTAGTGATAGTTTGGTGTGATGATTTCAGGTACGATTCATGCCCTCCACAACCTTGATCAGGGTGGAGCCGTTAAAGTGgatgaatggataaatgaatTATTAACATATCTTACAATAGACTGCTAAACAAGGACCGTTCTTGGCCTGGCCTTAAAATGCTTAGACAATTTCTCCATAGTACCTGTCTCTTCAAAGCCATACATTTGTTGTAATGGCTTATCATGTTCAGGGTTGATGTGGgcctggagcctaccctgaatcacagggcacaaggcagaaacacacactggatgggTCACCAGAACATCACAGTGCAcccaacactctcacacattcacagctaaTGGCACATTTGAATAGCCACTCCACCTACTGATTtgtgttgttggactgtgggaggaaacccgagcaccaaGAAGAATCGCATGCAGACAGGGGAAAACCCCTCATAGATTATCATCCGAGATGTAGCTTGGTCGAGATGTAACCTTGTGGTGGATGTGTctttaaatattgtgatatgATCATTTGCCTTGGTTGACTACCACAGTTGCTAAGTGCATTTTGCTCCTGTAAAAGCTGTTACTTTTGTACTTTAATTCCTAAAACATTGTAGTTAGTTGGGTTCATTTAAGCTAAACACCTTTTAGCTAGGATTATTTCACAACGACCTTCATGAAAGCTTGCATTTTGTTGGGGTTGTGTAGGGGAATGAATATAAATTCCTTCTTTTTCCCAGCCTGAGTGGTTCTTATAAATCCTCAAGCTGTACTTGTAGTGACCTCTATGGTCTGAGTTTGTCTGGCTCTCTTCTGAACCTTATTAGCCTGTTGCATAggaattataattaaaaaaaagtagtttACATGAACTCTTGTTAGGAACGTAGTATTCTGCTCTCGCTGGTTTGCGTACTTTGTGCCCTAGGCTTCATTTAGGGTGCCCTGGTTTATACTGTGTATATACATCTACTTGACTTTCTTCTCActttgctgtagatggttctacTGCCAGAAGGTTACAATTGACACCTCACTTTCTGCTATTAATAGGCTTTGATTTTAAGCTCTCATTTTTATGATCTCAATTTGATGCTGTGTTATATATGTAAAATGTCAGGTATTTTGTGGAAAGTGCGTTCCCTGACGTGATCCAGAGGTTGCTTCAGGATCCTGTGATTCGAGACTGCCGTCTGCGCACAGCAGAGGGAGAGGAGACTGAGCTCATCACTGAGGTTATCTCCAGCAAACCCGCAGtgagtaaacacacaaaaaggCACACAGTCAGGTTTGTAGTAAATGTTCTTCCTTTGGGTGTCCACAGTGTAATGAGTGATCCTGCCTGTTGTCATGTTGTCCAGATTTCAAAATCTCAGCAAGACAGCAGCAGTGCCTCCACGTCACAGCCCGCGGAAGGTCAGGGCTCTGGAGCCCAGGTCCCTGAGGACATCTTCAGCTACTATGAACAGATGGAcaaagaagaggaggaagaagaagagacTCAGACTGTCTCTTTTGAGATTCGACAggtgtgtgcttttttttgtgtgtatgtatgtgtgtatctgtaagTGTGGTTTTCTACTGGAAAGATTTAAAGGGCTCTTTCACCTGTCATAGAGAGAGAATTAAGCAATAATACACAAGAGGGGGTGCTATAACGTGAGATATTGGTACTGATGTGCTGCGGTCACAGATCAGTTCACCAGTGCCAATATGTCACCTTATAGCATGAACCTCGAATGTATTATTTCGATTATAACACAGTTCGTTATCACcgtttattattaggttttaagataaagaagacTGTGAAAAAAGATGCACCTCGACTcgttaaacacaatcacagaaaccacatagACGTAGCAATTTACtttgatttatttctgttttcttttgtttacaaatcagaaagcagataAAGGTCCACTGTGCCATAACTCTTTACTTTAGGGTACATTATGGTGTGCGAACAGAAAATGAACAGATTCCCTGTAGGGTGAAAAAGCCCAGACAGAGCGCTGGtgttgttgctaggttacatgtattttgcggaGTGATACCCGAAGAGCTttggtcagagtgccattatcgtgtaatattggcactcctaaaacatctctcagccaatcacattgccaggtcggaactaactgtggtataatcatgttagttagttagttagttagttagtttatGTAGAGCTATACTGGAATAAGGGCAGTTCAACAAATTCCTCCAGAGaggtttggtgtgaaatggtAAACCGAGTAACTTCTTAACTGTAATTTCTTTACAAAAATGGTGATAAATGTCTATAAAACAAATGtagtaattttatttacaaatctAAAATGAGCAGTGAACCTACATATGCCTCCTGGGTGTTTCATAGGCTCTTAATGGGGTTCTGTCCCGAGAAGTCATTGTAACAAAGTGTGTTTAATGTAAGAACAcacatttattatataaagtggGACTATGTGATAAATATTTGGGACTGTGTGCCCTTTAATCTATATTTCTGCAGTTATGAAAAGTGCGTTTATGGCATTATTTAGCTCTGCTGCTCTTTTATGTCTTCCAAGATATGCTAAATTTGAAACAGCTGGTATTATTTGGTTCTTTCCTGATACTAGAAGGGAGCAAGTAAGGTAAGTAAAAGGGGTTTAATATGATTTGACATTGTGCCTAAGCAGCTCCTTTTCTCCTGAGCCCCCTGATTAAGTTAAAGCAAGCCCCTGTGCGTGGCTGGCAAACTTTGCGCCTTCAGTCTGTATAATCCTGCCCTTGAGATATGCCCCTGAAGAGAGGGGCTTTGTAGTATTCTAGAGAGTAAGAGTGGCAAGCCTTGGTGTATGTGGCCCTCTGGCTCTGTTTGTAAGTTACAGATTGAAGAATATGGGATAGATTTAGTCCCCACACTTCCTATAAGACACAAGTCTAATTCCCTATGCTTTTTTATAACAGTTTAATTCTGGAAGAGAaagcaaactgcccagatctctCATATCAGCTGACACTTGCTGAAGAGATTTGGGGGTGAGGGAGCAATTGTCTTCTCTAGGATTCTCTGCATTTGATAGTCGGGGCATCCCCTGAAACTCACAATCTCCTAATGCCAAAATTCTTACACCACTGCACCATTCAGGAGTCCCCCGTATCTTGATTTCTTTGTTTCAAACTGATTGTGGTAGTGTACATAGACTAAGTTATGAaaatcgtcactgtccaaatgaTACACTTTTAATTGGAGAACTTGAAATACTTGACCCATAAAAACGGGTGCATTTTGTTGGCTGTCAAACTACTGTTCAGAGGATATGGCTGCCACCATGGACACCTTGGCAGTCTGCAAGTGGACATACCTGCATTTTCAGGATATCTCAATAAAAATGTTTGATAGTGTGCTGTTTATAGTGAAAAATACAATTCTTTTAAAGATTCATGATGCttttattattacaaattatTGCCGAGAAATGATAACTGACCCTTTTCTCTTGATGGTTTTCCAACTCTCAGGAGATGATTGAGGAGCTGCAGAAGCGCTGTATCCAGCTGGAGTATCCTCTGTTGGCAGAATATGACTTTCGCAATGACACGGTCAACCCTGACATCAACATGGACCTGAAGCCTACAGCTGTGCTCAGACCATATCAGGAGAAAAGCCTGCGGAAGATGTTTGGCAACGGCCGAGCTCGGTCCGGAGTCATCGTCCTGCCCTGTGGTAAACTCCCCCAACATTCCCTTTTTTAGTTAGTTAAGTGGTAATAGATAAGACTTACaattacttttactcaagttCTTCTATTTATGGTTAATTTTGTTGGAGTTGTGCCTTCAAATAAGAATACTTTACCTTCTATTGTTTTAATGTAGCCAAGGTAGTAGTCTTTTTGCTAACATAACACATTTGatcagttagtgttctcctccaagtgttttGAGCTCTAGTGATGTTATGTTAGCAATGTATATATCTGTGCTATTTCTGCCTGTGTTTCCTCAGGTGCTGGCAAGTCTCTAGTGGGAGTGACGGCTGCTTGTACCGTGCGAAAGCGTTGCCTAGTTTTGGGGAACTCCTCTGtctcagtggagcagtggaaagcGCAGTTTAAGATGTGGTCCACCATTGATGACTCTCAGATCTGTCGTTTCACGTCAGATGCTAAAGACAAGCCCATTGGATGCTCAGTGGCCATCAGTACATACTCCATGTTGGGACACACCACCAAACGCTCCTGGGAAGCCGAGAGGGTCATGGAGTGGATGCGCAGCCAAGAGTGGGGGCTCATCATTCTGGACGAGGTTCATACAATTccaggtgtgtgtttactgatttACTTACGTGATTACAGGCTTAAATGAAAAGAGCACATATTTAATTCATAAATTAAGCTGTTTTAAGGTACATTGTGTGCACATGTATTTAACTGCATGTGCAGCTTGGCTTGTATAATCGtcttagaaaagcatgaaaaggaaTGAGGATCGCTGCAGAGGTCAATCCagtaactttttattttaaggtGTTTAGGGTCTTAATAACTTAATAACAACATGTTTGCTCCTTcacatgaaaatatataaattacattCCCGTTTGTAATTAGATATTTTCATGTGAAGGAAAAAACAAGATGTTTAAGCTATTCATACAAATGTGGCTTTTTTAAGTTAGTCCTAGCCTCCTAGCTTAGCATCGTGTGTACTTTCTTGATCATTATGTGTATGTGCATATATGACTTTTCCACATATTCTGttgtcctacacacacacagcaaagatGTTCCGTCGTGTTCTGACCATAGTCCAGGCCCACTGCAAGCTAGGTCTGACTGCTACGCTGGTGCGAGAGGATGACAAAATTGTAGATCTGAACTTTCTGA from Hoplias malabaricus isolate fHopMal1 chromosome 3, fHopMal1.hap1, whole genome shotgun sequence carries:
- the ercc3 gene encoding general transcription and DNA repair factor IIH helicase/translocase subunit XPB yields the protein MGKKEKGDRERKSKKRYRDNDDDDDEDEVMGNESQEAVPAAAGKQVEESSTKLDEYGAKDYRLQMLLKNDHSSRPLWVAPDGHIFLEAFSPVYKYAQDFLVAIAEPVCRPVHVHEYKLTAYSLYAAVSVGLQTSDIVEYLQKLSKTSVPDGIVQFIKLCTVSYGKVKLVLKHNRYFVESAFPDVIQRLLQDPVIRDCRLRTAEGEETELITEVISSKPAISKSQQDSSSASTSQPAEGQGSGAQVPEDIFSYYEQMDKEEEEEEETQTVSFEIRQEMIEELQKRCIQLEYPLLAEYDFRNDTVNPDINMDLKPTAVLRPYQEKSLRKMFGNGRARSGVIVLPCGAGKSLVGVTAACTVRKRCLVLGNSSVSVEQWKAQFKMWSTIDDSQICRFTSDAKDKPIGCSVAISTYSMLGHTTKRSWEAERVMEWMRSQEWGLIILDEVHTIPAKMFRRVLTIVQAHCKLGLTATLVREDDKIVDLNFLIGPKLYEANWMELQNNGYIAKVQCAEVWCPMSPEFYREYVAIKTKKRILLYTMNPNKFRACQFLIRYHERRNDKIIVFADNVFALKEYAIRLNKPYIYGPTSQGERMQILQNFKHNPKINTIFISKVGDTSFDLPEANVLIQISSHGGSRRQEAQRLGRVLRAKKGMVAEEYNAYFYSLVSQDTQEMAYSTKRQRFLVDQGYSFKVITKMAGMEEEDLMFSTREEQQQLLQKVLAASDLDAEEEVVTGEFGGKPQFSRRPGTMSSMSGADDAVYMEYQTSRGKNAAANKNIHPLFKRFRK